The genomic segment GCCCGATGTAATGCTTGAGCACTTCAACGAGTTGTGCTATCGATTCAACGTTTCTGTCGTTTGAAAACATAATCTCTCGCGTTGCTGTGGGGGATTAGTCGATAACGTCTTCAGCCGCATCCTTGATGTCGTCCACCAGGTCTTCCATCTCTTTGCGGTTGAGTTTCAGGTTGTGTTTATCGCAAAAGTCTTTGACCGTGTCAGAGATTCTTGTGCGGGTGTCTGTTCCTTTTTCCGGTGCTACCAGCAGTCCTAATGCTGCTCCGGCGATGGCGCCACCGAGAAATGCGCCGATGTAACCTAATGTTTTCATGTGTTTCAGTATTTAATTAAACAATGTTTTGATAATAACCAACCATGACTTGATGGCCAGGTTTCGAAAGCAAATGTAGTGAAAGTTTTTTGAATAGCCATATTTCTTTCGTGATTTTTTGTTAAATCGGCAAGATTATTGGACATTTAACAAACTTTATGCTGTTTTTTTTATCAAGTTCAAATGTTTTTATGTAATTTCGCACGTTGAATAAAGACAATAAGTTTAATTTCAAAAATAATATTGATTATGAAGAAAATCATGATTTTGTGCGCAGCAGTATGTGCAATGATGGCTTTTACCAGCTGTAAATCAAGTGAGAGTGCTTATAAGAAGGCTTACGAAAAGGCACGCGCTCAGGATGCGGCTCAGCAGGGCGATGGTTATACAACGACCGATGCTCCGGTGGTAACACCGATCACGACCGTTCCTGCTACACAGACGACAACGGTTGACAACTATGACAACGTGTCTGTCCGCCAGGAGAATCTCACCGTAGTGAGCGGTTCCGGATTGAAGAATTTCAGCGTAGTCGTTGGTTCTTTCTCGATGAAGGCAAATGCCGAAGGTTTGCAGCAGACATTGCGTGCGGCAGGTTACGATGCGCAGTTGGCGTTCAACTCCGAGCGCAACATGTATCGTGTGATTGCTTCTACTTTCGACAATAAGGGCGATGCCGTTCAGAGTCGCGATCAGTTCCGTGCAAAATATCCGGATGCTTGGTTGCTTTTCAACCAGCGTTAACGACATCTGAGTGGCGCGAATACTTTCAATAGATTACGGAAAGAAGCGTACAGGATTGGCAGTCACCGATCCGCTGCAGATTATTGCCGGCGGATTGGCGACTGTTTCTACTTCTGCGCTGTTCGATTATCTGGCAGATTATCTCAGCCGGGAGCCCGTTGAGCGCATCGTGATAGGGAAGCCCTATCAGCCAAACGGGCAGCCGAGTGAGAATCTCCAGCGAGTGGAGCAGTTTGTCAACAGGTGGCGGAAGGCATATCCGGACGTGCCGGTTGAGTATTACGATGAACGATTCACGTCGGTCTTGGCGCATCAGGCGATGATTGACGGCGGTTTGAAAAAGAAAGAGCGTCGGAACAAGGCGCTGGTGGATGAAATCAGCGCGACGATTATCCTCCAAGGCTATATGGAGTCCCGACGACCGAAATGACTAAAAAGACATGATATTACCTATTTATATATATGGGCAGCCGGTGCTTCGTCAGGAAGCGCAGGACATTCCTGCCGACTATCCCGGGCTGGATGAGCTGTTGGAGAACATGTTTGAGACCCTTTCTGCTTCAGAAGGAATAGGGTTGGCAGCTCCGCAGATCGGGAAATCGATTCGTGTGGCTGTCATAGACTTAGACGTACTTGCGGAAGATTTTCCCGAATATAAGGATTTCAGAAAGGCTTTCATCAATCCCCATATCGTGGAATATGACGATACGGAGACGAAAAACATGGAGGAAGGGTGTCTTTCGCTGCCAGGTATTCACGAGAGTGTGACGCGTCCGACCCGCATAAGAGTGCAATGGCAGGATAGCGAAATGCAGCAGCATGACGAGTGGATAGAAGGTTATCTTGCCCGGGTCATGCAACACGAGTTCGACCATCTTGACGGAAAGATGTTTATCGACCGCATTTCGCCGCTTCGCCGACAGCTGATTAAAGGTAAGCTGAAGGCTCTCATGCAAGGACGTTACCAGTGCGGATACCGTACGAAGAGATAACTCACGGCACCCTTCCGATAAAAGGGTGTCAACAAAAGCATATCACGGATGAGCAGGTGTCGGAAGATACTTCTTTTGCTATTGTGTTTTTCTCCGCTCACATCTTTGGCGCAGTTCAACGTTGACCGCCTGATTATGAGCGGCAGGAGCTCGTTGTATTATGAAGATTACGTACTTTCGATACAATATTTCAGCCGTGCCATTTCCTACAAGCCCTATCTTTATGAGGCTTGGTATTATCGAGCCATCGCCAAGTTCTACCTCGACGATTTCATCGGAGCGGAGAACGACTGCTCGGAAGCCATTACCCTCAATCCCTATATTGCCGGTATCTATGAACTGAGAGGCTTGTGCCGTATTCGTCAGCGCCATTTTGAAGAAGCGATTGGCGATTATGACAAGGCACTTCTCTACCAACCGTCAGGGCAGAATCTTTGGTTCAACCGCGCCCTTTGCCGCGTGGAACTGAAAGATTATCAGCACGCACATGAGGAACTCGACTCCATGATTCAGCGTTGGGGCGACTTCTCACGGGCGTATTCCGTCAAGGCAGAAATGTATATGCGGGAGAAAGACACGACTGCGGCAGTCACGTGGTTGGACAAAAGCCTGAAAGTAGATCCCTATGACGGAGAGGCGTGGATGGTATGGGCAAGCATCAATATGTCGCGAGGGAATTGGCAGGATGCAGAGCAGCAGCTTTCCAAGGCGATACATTTGAAGCCGAAGCTGGTAAGCAACTATGTGAACCGTGCTTTGGTGCGTCTGAATGTCAACAACCTGCGTGGTGCGATGGCTGATTATGACATGGCAATCGACCTCGACCCGAACAATTTCCTTGCTCACTACAACCGGGGCTTGCTCCGTGTGCAAGTGGGCGATGACAACCGGGCGATAGAAGACTTCAACTATGTGCTCAGGATGGAACCCGGCAATTTGATGGCGACCTACAACCGTGCGACCCTTCACCATCGGACGGGCAACCTGCGTGCTGCCATTGTTGACTATACGAAGGTGATAGAGCAGTATCCTAACTTCTGGACGGGACTTCACAACCGGGCGGATTGCTATCGGCGGCTCGGTATGCATCGCCAAGCCGAGCTGGATGAGTTCCGTATTCTGAAGGCACAGATGGATAAGCACGTCGGGATACAGCCGCGATGGACGAAGAACCAGCGGAAGCAGACACGAAAGAAGAGCGAGATAGACTTCTCCAAGTACAATCAGATCGTGGTAGAGGATGAGGAAGTGGTTGAGCGTGAATACGAAAGTGCCTACCGCGGGCGCATACAAAACCGGAAAATCGACGTGGAATATATGCCGATGTACGAGGTTTCGTATCTGAAATACGCCAATGTCGTCAGTATGAACCAAGTGTTTGATAAGGAAGTGGAGGCTTTCAACCGCGTCGCTCGTCCGTCTCATGAACTCAAAGTGACGTGCAATCCGCACACGCTCAACGAAGAGCAGTCAGCCATTTATCTCAATCTGATAGACACCTTGTCGAGGCGTATTGATGGCGAACGCGACATGCAGTCGGTCAAGAGGCTTCTGTTGCAACGCGCCGTCGCGTATGGTGTCGTTCAGAATTTCGATGATGCCGTGCACGATATGACCACTTACCTGCAAATCGACAGCACGTCGGTCCTGGCATATTGGCAACGGGCGGTGTGTCTGGCGATGGAGAGCGAGTTTAGTGCCGCCCAGGGGATGGATACAAAAATCAAGATGGCGCGCGTGTTGGACGATTTGAATCATGCCATTGCGCTCGACCCGCAGAATGCTTTCCTGTTTTATAACAGGGGAAACCTGTATGTGCAGCGGAAGGAATACGAGCGAGCGATAGAAGATTACACGGCAGCAATCAGCATCAACCGAAGTTTGGCAGAGGCTTATTACAACCGTGGACTCGCCTATATCAACAGCGACAACAAGCGAAAGGGGCTGCAAGACCTCAGTAAGGCAGGCGAATTGGGTTTGTATAAGGCTTATAGCGTGATGAAAAAATATTCCGAAAAATAGATAATCTTGACCATGGAAGAAGAACAAAAAGAAACAATACAAGCCTATCGGGAAGCGATTTGGAACGCCATGCTCGGAAAACTGGCAGCCAAAGGCGAGAAGGCAATGGACGAGAAGGAAGCACGCAAGTTGTTGGAACAGCTGACCGATGACGAACTTGCCGACGGAATTCTCTTCAATACGCCGGAAGACGTGGCAGATATCGTGCTCGTATAGCAACCGCAAACGGCACGAATGGCAAGCGCAAACGGCACGAATGGCAACCGTAAACGGTAGCTTTAGAATGCCTGAACGGCATGTTTATAACTCATAAACGATAGAAAAGAGATGGTAGAGAACTATAAAGTGATAACCCTTTGTGGCAGTACACGTTTCAAGGATGCGTTCTTTGACGTGCAGAAGCGCCTTTCTTTAGAAGGCAACATCGTCATCAGCGTCGGCTTGTTCGGGCATTCCGGTGACGAAGAGGTGTGGAAGCCAGGCGTCAAGGAGATGTTGGACGACATGCACCTGCGGAAAATCGATATGGCAGACGAAATCTTCGTCGTCAATCCCGGTGGCTATATCGGCGAGAGTACGCGTCGCGAGATAGCATACGCCAAGGAAACAGGCAAGGCGGTCAGCTATTTAGAGCAACCGGAATAATATCTTTTCAACCGAAATCAATGGCACACGGCTTGTTCCGACATATCGTCCCCTCGTCGTTCAGCAAACTTTTCCTCTTGCTGTTCGCCCTTTTGTTGACAGCATGCGAGAAGGGAAACACGTTGCAGACGACCCCTTGGGGGACGGTCATAGGCGACAGCGTCAGCTCGAAAGAGCATTATTCGCTCTACGATATTGTCGCCAACGGTGAACTCATCCTCCTCACCCTGTCAGGTCCTGACACCTATTATGAATATCGGGGTGGAGGCTTGGGCACCCAATATCTGCTTTGCGAGAAGTTCGCGCAGCAGTTGGGGGTCTCCGTGCGGGTGGAAGTGTGTCGCGATACGTCGGAGATGGTGGGGCGCTTGCTCAAGGGCGAGGGCGATATTATGATTCCAGCCGACTCCTCTACGCTGGAGAATGCGCAGCTTATTGTTGCCGACAAGCGCATACCGTGGGCGGTATTGAAAACGAATGCCGAACTTGCAGACACCATCAGCCGCTGGTATCGTCCCGACTATCTGGCGGAAGTGAAGAGCGAACAGCAGACAGCCTTCTCCCCGCAAAGCGTTCAGCGACGGGTGTATTCGCCCATGCTCAATCAGCAGAAAGGCATCATCTCCAACTACGACCATCTTTTCAAGCGCTATGCACCGGTGGCACGTGTCGATTGGCGCCTGTTGGCAGCGCTGAGCTATCAGGAGTCGTGTTTCGACCCTAACGCCCGTTCATGGGCAGGAGCCTGCGGACTGATGCAGATTATGCCGAGAACAGGTGCCCAATATGGGCTTCCGCAATCAGAATTGTTCAATCCGGAAGCCAATATAGAGACCTCTACCCGCATCATCCGGAAACTGAAAGACCAGTTTCGGGACATTCCTCGTGAAGGCGAGCGCCTCAACTTCGTGCTTGCCAGCTATAATGGGGGAGTGGCACATGTGCGCGACGCTATGGCTCTGGCACGCAAATACGGGAAGAATCCCCACCGTTGGCGCGACGTTTCCGAGTATATTCTGCTGCTGAGCCAGCCACAATACTATCAAGACCCCGTCGTGAAAAGCGGCTATATGCGAGGGACGGAGACGTATAATTACGTGCGCTTGGTGCTCCAGCGCTATGCCCATTATCGCGGTTCTGCCATTGGCGGCGGAGGGTATGGCTTCGGTGACAGCCAGGCACCCAAGCAAGCCACCAGGCGTCATCGCTTCAAATTGTAGGGAGAAACCCTTTCCCTGATTGCCGCATGGCGCTTTCAACGATGATTCTTCCGGCATTTTTCGAAAGAATGAATACCTCCCGTGCGCAAATAAACATTGTTTTATTTTGTGTTTCCCTCAATTTCCACTATCTTTGTAGGCAAAACATCAAGAAAGAAAAATGAGAAAAAAAGTCATACGCATACTTTGGAAGACGCTGTTTTCAATCATCGGCGTGCTTTTTGTTATCTTCGTTGCCATTTGGAACGGGTGGATAGGCTACATGCCCGACATCGAAGACTTGCAGAATCCAATCAGCAAATACGCCTCACAGATATATTCCGCTGACGGAAAGGTGCTCGGTACCTACAACGAGAATCGTGACAACCGTATCGCTGTCGGCTATGCAAAGCTGTCGCCCTATCTCGTCCAGGCACTCGTGGCTACCGAAGACGAGCGTTTCTATGAGCATTCAGGCATCGATTTCATCGCCTTGTCGAGAGCCATTCTCAAGCGTGGCATCATGCAACAGCATAGTGCGGGTGGAGGCTCGACCATCACCCAGCAGTTGGCTAAGCAGTTATATTCGGAGAAGGCACACTCTACGTTGGGGCGTCTTCTTCAAAAGCCAATCGAATGGATTATTGCCGTCAAGTTGGAACGCAACTTCACGAAGGAAGAAATCATCGCCATGTACCTGAATTATTTCGATTATCTGCACAATGCCGTGGGAATCAAGTCGGCTGCAAATACCTATTTCCGCAAGGAGCCGCAAGACCTGACGGTCACCGAGGCGGCAACGCTGATAGGTCTTTGCAAGAATCCGTCGCTCTATAACCCCGTTCGCTATCCTGAGCGTTGCGTGGAGCGGCGAAACGTAGTGCTCTCGCAGATGCAAAAAGCGGGCTATATGAGCAGCGCCGAATGCGATAAATATTCCGCCGAACCACTCGGACTCAACTTCCATCGTGCCAGCCATCGCGAGCAGACGGCACCTTATTTCCGCGAATATCTGCGGCAATACATGATGGCAAAGAAGCCCGACCTTGCCAATTATCCTTCGTGGAACAAGCGGCAGTATCACATTGACTCCATCGCATGGGAGACCGACCCGCTTTATGGATGGTGTAACAAGAACCTCAAGAAGAACGGCGACCCCTATGATGTCAATACCGACGGATTGAGAATCTACACCACCATCGACACACGTATGCAGAAATATGCCGAGGAAGCCGTGTATGAACACATGACAAAATACCTTCAGCCAACGTTCAACAACGAGTTGCGGCTGCGTCGTAATGCTCCCTTCTCAGACAATCTGACCGCCAGCCAGGTGACAGCCATCATGAACCGCTCCATTCGTCAGAGCGAACGCTATCGGGTGTTGAAGGAAGCGGGCTACTCCGAAGAAGACATCAATAAGGCATTCGATACCAAAGTAGATATGACGGTGTTCTCTTACAAAGGCGAAATCGACACGATGATGACACCGAGAGACTCCATCAAGTATTATAAGAAAATGCTTCGTGCCGGCTTCGTGAGCATGGACCCGATGACGGGAGCCGTGAAAGCATACGTCGGCGGAGTGAACTACAACTTCTTCCAATACGACATGGGTATGATGGGACGGCGCCAAGTAGGTTCTACCATCAAGCCATTCCTCTATTCAATGGCGATGCAGAACGGCTATTCGCCCTGCGATGTGGCACCCAACGTGGCGCGTACCTACATCGTTGCTGGCAAACCATGGACGCCGCGTAACGGTAGCCGAAGCCGATACGGACAGATGGTGACCTTGAAATGGGGATTGGCACAGTCGAACAACTGGATTTCCGCCTACCTCATGAGCCGCCTCAATCCTCATGCTTTCGTGCAACTGCTCAACCAATACGGCATCAACAATCCCGACATCCATCCCTCGATGGCATTGTGTCTCGGACCTTGTGAGGTGTCGGTCGGCGAGATGGTCAGCGCCTATACCGCCTTTGTGAATCACGGCATTCGTTGTGCACCGATGATGGTGACCCGTATCGAGGACAATTCGGGCAACGTGCTTGCCGAATTCCAGCCGCGCATGAACGAAGTGATCAGCGAGAGCAATTCCTACAAGATGCTCGTCCTGCTGAAAGCGGTCGTCGAAGGCGGTACCGGTGGTCGTCTGCGTGCCCGCTACAATGTTCCGGGAGAGATTGGAGGCAAGACAGGAACCACGAATAAGAACTCCGACGCCTGGTTCATGGGCGTCACCCCGCAGCTCGTCAGCGGCTGTTGGGTTGGAGGAGAAGACCGCGACATCCACTTCGTATCGACTGCAACAGGTCAGGGTGCTGCCGTGGCGTTGCCGATTTGGGCATACTACATGAAGAAAATCTATGCCGACAAGTCGCTGAACTATTCTCCAGATGCCAAGTTCGACATTCCCGACAACTACGACCCCTGTGCCGAAGAGGTGTTAGGCTATGAAACAGGTATAGATGAAGTTTATGAATAGATAAGGAATATGC from the Prevotella sp. Rep29 genome contains:
- the ruvX gene encoding Holliday junction resolvase RuvX, whose amino-acid sequence is MARILSIDYGKKRTGLAVTDPLQIIAGGLATVSTSALFDYLADYLSREPVERIVIGKPYQPNGQPSENLQRVEQFVNRWRKAYPDVPVEYYDERFTSVLAHQAMIDGGLKKKERRNKALVDEISATIILQGYMESRRPK
- a CDS encoding transglycosylase SLT domain-containing protein; the encoded protein is MAHGLFRHIVPSSFSKLFLLLFALLLTACEKGNTLQTTPWGTVIGDSVSSKEHYSLYDIVANGELILLTLSGPDTYYEYRGGGLGTQYLLCEKFAQQLGVSVRVEVCRDTSEMVGRLLKGEGDIMIPADSSTLENAQLIVADKRIPWAVLKTNAELADTISRWYRPDYLAEVKSEQQTAFSPQSVQRRVYSPMLNQQKGIISNYDHLFKRYAPVARVDWRLLAALSYQESCFDPNARSWAGACGLMQIMPRTGAQYGLPQSELFNPEANIETSTRIIRKLKDQFRDIPREGERLNFVLASYNGGVAHVRDAMALARKYGKNPHRWRDVSEYILLLSQPQYYQDPVVKSGYMRGTETYNYVRLVLQRYAHYRGSAIGGGGYGFGDSQAPKQATRRHRFKL
- the def gene encoding peptide deformylase: MILPIYIYGQPVLRQEAQDIPADYPGLDELLENMFETLSASEGIGLAAPQIGKSIRVAVIDLDVLAEDFPEYKDFRKAFINPHIVEYDDTETKNMEEGCLSLPGIHESVTRPTRIRVQWQDSEMQQHDEWIEGYLARVMQHEFDHLDGKMFIDRISPLRRQLIKGKLKALMQGRYQCGYRTKR
- a CDS encoding transglycosylase domain-containing protein, coding for MRKKVIRILWKTLFSIIGVLFVIFVAIWNGWIGYMPDIEDLQNPISKYASQIYSADGKVLGTYNENRDNRIAVGYAKLSPYLVQALVATEDERFYEHSGIDFIALSRAILKRGIMQQHSAGGGSTITQQLAKQLYSEKAHSTLGRLLQKPIEWIIAVKLERNFTKEEIIAMYLNYFDYLHNAVGIKSAANTYFRKEPQDLTVTEAATLIGLCKNPSLYNPVRYPERCVERRNVVLSQMQKAGYMSSAECDKYSAEPLGLNFHRASHREQTAPYFREYLRQYMMAKKPDLANYPSWNKRQYHIDSIAWETDPLYGWCNKNLKKNGDPYDVNTDGLRIYTTIDTRMQKYAEEAVYEHMTKYLQPTFNNELRLRRNAPFSDNLTASQVTAIMNRSIRQSERYRVLKEAGYSEEDINKAFDTKVDMTVFSYKGEIDTMMTPRDSIKYYKKMLRAGFVSMDPMTGAVKAYVGGVNYNFFQYDMGMMGRRQVGSTIKPFLYSMAMQNGYSPCDVAPNVARTYIVAGKPWTPRNGSRSRYGQMVTLKWGLAQSNNWISAYLMSRLNPHAFVQLLNQYGINNPDIHPSMALCLGPCEVSVGEMVSAYTAFVNHGIRCAPMMVTRIEDNSGNVLAEFQPRMNEVISESNSYKMLVLLKAVVEGGTGGRLRARYNVPGEIGGKTGTTNKNSDAWFMGVTPQLVSGCWVGGEDRDIHFVSTATGQGAAVALPIWAYYMKKIYADKSLNYSPDAKFDIPDNYDPCAEEVLGYETGIDEVYE
- a CDS encoding YtxH domain-containing protein — protein: MKTLGYIGAFLGGAIAGAALGLLVAPEKGTDTRTRISDTVKDFCDKHNLKLNRKEMEDLVDDIKDAAEDVID
- a CDS encoding tetratricopeptide repeat protein, coding for MSRCRKILLLLLCFSPLTSLAQFNVDRLIMSGRSSLYYEDYVLSIQYFSRAISYKPYLYEAWYYRAIAKFYLDDFIGAENDCSEAITLNPYIAGIYELRGLCRIRQRHFEEAIGDYDKALLYQPSGQNLWFNRALCRVELKDYQHAHEELDSMIQRWGDFSRAYSVKAEMYMREKDTTAAVTWLDKSLKVDPYDGEAWMVWASINMSRGNWQDAEQQLSKAIHLKPKLVSNYVNRALVRLNVNNLRGAMADYDMAIDLDPNNFLAHYNRGLLRVQVGDDNRAIEDFNYVLRMEPGNLMATYNRATLHHRTGNLRAAIVDYTKVIEQYPNFWTGLHNRADCYRRLGMHRQAELDEFRILKAQMDKHVGIQPRWTKNQRKQTRKKSEIDFSKYNQIVVEDEEVVEREYESAYRGRIQNRKIDVEYMPMYEVSYLKYANVVSMNQVFDKEVEAFNRVARPSHELKVTCNPHTLNEEQSAIYLNLIDTLSRRIDGERDMQSVKRLLLQRAVAYGVVQNFDDAVHDMTTYLQIDSTSVLAYWQRAVCLAMESEFSAAQGMDTKIKMARVLDDLNHAIALDPQNAFLFYNRGNLYVQRKEYERAIEDYTAAISINRSLAEAYYNRGLAYINSDNKRKGLQDLSKAGELGLYKAYSVMKKYSEK
- a CDS encoding SPOR domain-containing protein, whose protein sequence is MKKIMILCAAVCAMMAFTSCKSSESAYKKAYEKARAQDAAQQGDGYTTTDAPVVTPITTVPATQTTTVDNYDNVSVRQENLTVVSGSGLKNFSVVVGSFSMKANAEGLQQTLRAAGYDAQLAFNSERNMYRVIASTFDNKGDAVQSRDQFRAKYPDAWLLFNQR